In Amycolatopsis jiangsuensis, the following proteins share a genomic window:
- a CDS encoding ABC transporter ATP-binding protein — MTLVSAAELVKHYGATAAVDGVSLRIDRGTTLALVGESGCGKSTTGRLLLALERPDSGRVEVAGHDVHALSRRSLRELRRTMQPVFQDPYDSLNGRMTVAQIVAEPLRVHRFSGDLEARVRELLDAVTLDPALASRYPHELSGGQRQRVAIARAIALDPEFLVCDEPVSALDVSVQAQVVNLLRRLQSERGITYLFISHDLALVRHLAHRVAVMYLGRIVEEADTEALFSDPRHPYTQLLLASAPRPRVRETPAVVESTNTGPRGTGCAFAPRCPRATDRCRIEDPALRDLTDRRVACHYAETVAA; from the coding sequence ATGACCCTGGTGAGCGCAGCGGAGCTGGTCAAGCACTACGGCGCCACGGCAGCGGTGGACGGGGTGTCGCTGCGGATCGACCGCGGCACGACGCTGGCGCTGGTCGGCGAGTCCGGCTGCGGCAAGTCCACCACCGGCCGGCTGCTGCTCGCGCTGGAACGCCCCGATTCCGGCCGGGTCGAAGTGGCGGGCCACGACGTGCACGCGCTGAGCCGCCGCTCGCTGCGGGAACTGCGGCGGACGATGCAGCCGGTGTTCCAGGATCCCTACGACTCGCTCAACGGCCGGATGACCGTCGCGCAGATCGTCGCGGAACCGTTGCGGGTGCACCGGTTCTCCGGCGACCTCGAGGCCAGGGTGCGCGAGCTGCTGGACGCGGTCACCCTGGACCCCGCGCTGGCTTCGCGCTATCCGCACGAGCTGTCCGGCGGGCAGCGGCAACGGGTCGCGATCGCCCGCGCGATCGCGCTCGATCCGGAGTTCCTGGTGTGCGACGAACCGGTGTCCGCATTGGACGTCTCGGTCCAGGCGCAGGTGGTGAACCTGTTGCGGCGCCTGCAGTCCGAGCGTGGGATCACGTACCTGTTCATCAGCCACGACCTCGCGCTCGTCCGGCATCTCGCGCATCGGGTGGCGGTGATGTACCTCGGCCGGATCGTTGAGGAAGCCGACACCGAGGCGTTGTTCTCCGACCCTCGCCACCCGTACACGCAGCTCCTGCTGGCCTCCGCGCCCCGGCCACGCGTGCGCGAAACCCCTGCGGTGGTGGAAAGCACGAACACCGGACCGCGTGGCACGGGCTGTGCCTTCGCTCCGAGATGTCCCCGCGCGACCGATCGGTGCCGGATTGAAGACCCTGCCCTGCGCGACCTGACCGACCGGCGCGTCGCGTGCCACTACGCCGAAACTGTTGCCGCATGA